In Mixophyes fleayi isolate aMixFle1 chromosome 11, aMixFle1.hap1, whole genome shotgun sequence, one DNA window encodes the following:
- the TAS1R3 gene encoding taste receptor type 1 member 3: MRFAVDEINNSSTLLPNITLGYNVFDTCYIYNTIQPALNFMSQDSAIETENSYTDYIPNVMSVIGPDNSDGVETTADLFNLLLLPQINIFATSRRMSDPRRLSFFQTVPSSRVQQQAIVDILSYFNWTWIAVLGSSDEYGIQGVLQFLDLIADMNICVAYKSFLPNKALDTEWRDSIDHIITNIALTNVNVILVISEDVILLDFFKEIVDMNLPSKIWLATETWSLSKGVYDLPNIKQSGVVLGIALKYVKVPGFDEYLTNVYYQNRSNSGKSVVEENCNQNCDDCLNSTLSSFLGSSEKRVSFSIYAAVYAVARALHSALGCNRTYCNKTDIYPWQITEALREVNFSLLNNQISFDQNGDPSVGYDIVFWNWSPHSQTPFENVGSYNGLGNLDINPGKMNWQTTNNVVPSSVCSPECLPGQEKQQNGQYQCCFICVSCAAGTYLHQNGTCVACSTDQWSTEKSTFCYNKIRCFLTWQDTMMVPIFVITIVWMLLTVGVMVTFAVHLSSPVVKAAGGRMCFLMLTSLTVAYLSILAYLGEPTLIKCTIRYPVYSNALTICFSYISIRSFQVVCIFKMASKLPATFDYWVKENGQYICLAILSSVQIFISCVWVAIKPSKAMTKELSSDHLLMECSEFGSVYNILQYGYNAILSLLCFTFAYMGKDLPKNYSEAKSITFSMLIYFVVCIFFFTAQLIDIGEYVTAVNASLALLSLMGVTGGYFFPKCYIIFCRPQFNTTKHFQSTIQTYTKRGSGSTK; the protein is encoded by the exons ATGAGATTTGCAGTGGATGAGATCAACAACAGCAGTACGCTTCTGCCAAACATAACCTTGGGATATAATGTCTTTGACACCTGCTACATATATAACACCATCCAGCCCGCGCTGAATTTCATGTCACAAGATTCTGCCATTGAAACTGAGAATAGTTATACAGATTACATCCCCAATGTGATGTCTGTGATCGGCCCAGATAACAGCGATGGCGTGGAGACAACTGCTGACCTCTTTAATCTGCTGCTGCTTCCACAG ATTAACATTTTTGCTACAAGTAGAAGGATGAGCGATCCCAGACGGCTGTCCTTTTTCCAGACCGTTCCCAGCAGCCGCGTGCAGCAGCAAGCCATTGTAGACATTCTCAGCTATTTTAATTGGACTTGGATCGCTGTCCTGGGAAGCTCCGATGAATACGGAATCCAAGGGGTGCTGCAGTTCCTAGACCTCATAGCGGATATGAATATCTGTGTGGCTTACAAGAGCTTCTTACCAAATAAAGCACTGGATACAGAGTGGAGAGATTCCATAGATCATATTATTACCAATATCGCCCTTACTAATGTCAACGTCATCCTGGTCATTTCTGAAGACGTGATCCTTCTTGATTTTTTTAAAGAGATAGTAGACATGAATCTGCCATCAAAAATCTGGCTCGCCACTGAGACTTGGTCGTTATCTAAGGGCGTTTACGATTTGCCAAATATCAAGCAGTCAGGGGTAGTATTGGGCATTGCTCTGAAATACGTGAAGGTCCCAGGCTTTGATGAATATCTTACGAATGTGTATTATCAAAATAGAAGCAATTCTGGGAAGTCGGTGGTAGAAGAGAACTGCAACCAGAACTGCGATGACTGTCTCAATTCAACCCTCAGCAGCTTTCTTGGCTCTTCGGAGAAAAGAGTCAGCTTCAGCATCTACGCAGCAGTATACGCTGTGGCACGCGCTCTGCATAGCGCACTTGGCTGTAATCGAACGTATTGCAACAAAACAGACATCTATCCATGGCAA ATCACAGAAGCTCTCAGGGAAGTGAACTTTTCATTACTGAACAATCAAATAAGCTTCGATCAGAATGGCGATCCTTCTGTCGGATACGATATTGTCTTCTGGAATTGGAGCCCACATTCCCAAACACCATTTGAGAATGTTGGGTCCTACAATGGGTTAGGAAACCTTGATATCAACCCTGGCAAAATGAATTGGCAAACGACAAATAATGTG GTGCCTTCGTCTGTGTGTTCTCCTGAATGTTTACCAGGGCAGGAAAAGCAGCAGAATGGGCAATACCAATGCTGTTTTATCTGTGTCAGCTGTGCGGCAGGGACCTATCTCCACCAGAACG GAACCTGTGTGGCATGCAGCACGGACCAATGGTCAACAGAGAAAAGTACCTTCTGCTACAATAAAATCAGATGCTTTTTGACTTGGCAGGATACCATGATGGTACCTATATTTGTGATCACCATCGTATGGATGCTGCTAACTGTTGGGGTCATGGTGACCTTTGCTGTCCACTTATCGAGCCCGGTGGTTAAAGCTGCCGGTGGTAGAATGTGCTTCCTTATGCTGACGTCTCTGACTGTGGCCTATCTCAGCATCTTGGCCTATCTGGGAGAGCCGACTCTAATTAAATGTACCATAAGATATCCTGTATACAGCAATGCCCTCACCATCTGCTTCTCATATATTTCAATACGGTCCTTTCAGGTAGTCTGTATATTTAAGATGGCTTCAAAGCTGCCAGCCACCTTTGACTACTGGGTAAAAGAGAATGGGCAGTACATTTGTCTTGCCATACTGTCTAGTGTCCAGATCTTTATCTCTTGTGTTTGGGTTGCCATTAAACCTTCTAAAGCCATGACCAAGGAACTGAGCTCAGACCACCTTCTCATGGAGTGCAGTGAGTTTGGATCCGTGTACAACATCTTACAGTACGGCTACAACGCTATTCTCAGTCTTCTATGTTTTACGTTCGCCTATATGGGCAAAGATCTGCCCAAGAACTACAGCGAAGCCAAGAGCATCACGTTTTCCATGTTGATCTATTTTGTGGTCTGCATCTTCTTCTTTACGGCTCAGCTCATTGACATAGGGGAATACGTCACCGCTGTCAATGCAAGTCTGGCTTTGCTCAGTCTAATGGGCGTCACAGGGGGTTACTTTTTCCCAAAATGCTACATCATTTTCTGCCGGCCTCAGTTTAACACCACAAAGCACTTCCAATCCACCATCCAGACCTACACCAAGAGAGGAAGTGGGAGCACTAAGTAA